The DNA region CACCCTAGGGATATTATAATGGAGGTTATCCAGTAAACCGAACCTTGAATGTTTCCAGGTCCTGGCTATTGGGACCACTTGGCGAATGACTCCAGACCTCAGAACAGTTCGAACATGTGGCTGCCCTTGAAGCATTTCACGGAAGAGGAGCGGACTGCTCCAACCTATCGCCACTTGGCAACGGTTCCCAGAAAGGACGAAACCCACGGCGGCGAGGATGTGGCTGTTTTTGCATATGGACCTGGTTCCAGTTTGATTCGCGGCGTCTTCGAGCAGAACTATTTGGCCTATGTGATGAGCTACGCGGGCTGTTTGGGTCCTGCCAAGGACTTCGATGACTCCTGCGAGGATTACCAGAACGAGCAAAAGGAGAGGCCGCTGGACAAACCCAATCCCAACAAAAGTGGTGCCTCCGTTTTGGGAGCCTCCTTGATACCCATTGTGACTGCTGCCACTGCGGGTATTTTAGGCGCTCACTGGCTGTAATTAatgttgttttaattattttaattgttgttaaaGATTATAGTCGTACGGATGGATTCGTTGAATGAGAGTGAGCGAGATGCAGGAGTGATCGTTGCAATTTAACAAATAGATACACTaaaaaaagtatgcaatggattttatttatgtcaTGGTAAACTTTAATAGAAAATCCCGGCCATAAAAACATCCTTGGATTGattcatttaaattagtttacTATAGCTCGCAAATGACACTTCACGCTTAAGTTCTGAGTGCATCTCCATAGATCGCTCAATCGTTTATACAAAACCCATAAGGGGCCTCAAAGAAAAGTTCAACAAATCAGGACAAGAGGATCTGCCAGGATCCTAGGCCCCCTTGGCAGGAACGGTGGCCTTGGTGGCCGCTTTCGGCGCCTCTGGTTCCGCATCCAGCTTCTGGACGCGATGCTGATCGATGCACTGTCGGAACTGGGCCACCTCCTCCATGCATTTCAAGGTCTCTCCGGGATACGCGCGGTAGCAGGCGAGCAGCTGGGATTTCAGGTCCTGGCAGGGAGGCACTTTGTGCGACGACGCGGTGCTGACGAATCGCTTGTGCACATTGTCTACAGCATTGGCATACTCCTTCTCCAGAATGGTGTTGGTCTTCTTGAGGTTCTCCTCCAGCTTCGCCATGCGCTCCTTCCACAGCTCGTCGTTCTTGACCAGCTCCTGGTTCATCTGGCGCTGCACATCGGCCGCGCTGATGGTGTGTCCTCCTCCCTGGACGTAAATGGGCACTGCAGCGGGATAGGATACTTTCGGAGCAGAAGGGGCAGCTGGCGCCGATGCGGCTGGCTTGGCAGCAGCCTTCGGTGTTGGTTTTGGCGCTGGCTTCGATTCCTCCGCAGCGGCTGCGTGCTCACGAGCTGTGGAGGACAGATATAAATCAATATTTGTTATCAGAACTACAGTGGAATTCTATGTAATGGAATCAACAAACGCATAGGTATGGAAATACGCCCTTGCAATTGGTGTTTTTGTGCACAAGAAAGAGGAACTTATTTGCTCAACTTGCAGCTGTTCTAGCTAACGAGTTTCCACTGTGTTTGGCGTAAACATTTGCCCGTTTTGACAATTGTTGCATAACACCGGGCAGAGTGAACTGAGGCTTTCCGGGTGTCATTCCACAATGCCATTGGACTCCTTACCCTGCTGGGATATGCCCGCCTTCAGTCGCTTGACCACATCGTCGGATATATCAATAACGCCGGCAGGAGTTGGGTTCTCCATCGAAACGGATCTGGGCTCGCGGGATTGAGACTGTCGGGCTCCCATCTTCGAAGTTCCTCTGGCTGTTGATCGTGGCGCAAAACCTGCAATATCGGCGATTGGTCAATGGGTTTCAAGTCTTCGCAAGCTCATGCCACACTCTGTTATGTTTATTTCGGCGCTTTTATTACCCTTTTCGGTGAAAAACTACAGGGCCAACCCAACAAAAATAAGACGTGCTCAGAGTGACCTTAAGGCGCAAGCACGAAAACGTTAAAAACAGCTGACCGGCAGAGTGGCCAGACTGCTATCTTCCAGGGCTGCCTTACTTAGTAGCGTTGCCAGCTAATCGGATATTCAAATTCTTCACTGAAAAACcctttaaattgaattgaattagGTTTCCAGTTCAGCATGGTCCACAATTTCACCCAAACACAAAAAGCAAGTCGGGTGAGTCgtgttattattgtttaagCTTTTTAATGCCTCGTTCGTAATTGTTATTGTGAATGGTGTGGCTTATTTAGTGGCTGCTTTTATTCTGTTCACACATACATATTCCATGTTCGGTTTAATTCGAAATACTTGCTAATTACATAAATGTGGCCGTGCACTTATCGATACATCCGTCGAATTCCGATCCAACGTACTTCTTAAATGTTTCATGAACcgatgttttcttttcttttcatttctattcttttgtttcttttcgatttcgtttgttatttttgttttggtttggtttggttaaTTTGTATTCCATATCACTGTGgtggtttattttttatttttaatgattttctCTCATATCGCCCAATGCCCATGATACACTCGAACTCGATCTCGAACTCGATCCAAGTACAATTAGTTATTAGTTCAAAATTCTATTctcaatatacatatacatttaattatacaaaactTTCGAAATTGCTATGTTCTTCAATTTGTTAGTTTCTCTATTTCGCTTATGCTCAATGGACTGCTCACACAAGATCGCTTAGttctccatctccatcacCTTCACTATTTCCAGTGAGTGGCTCATAATCATAATGATGAATCATGATTCATTCAGTTTGTCGGGCttcgatttcgattcgattcgatcaATAAAATGCTAATGGTTTAGTACTCTTGTATGCTAGGAGGAAAATCACAcatatatttaagtttataCTTGTAGggttgttttggtttcgggTATTATTCTTATGTACACTCACTAGGTTGTTAATTCGGATTTGGGAGGAGGCTTGGGGCTTTTCCGCGGCGTATCCCCCATTTCTGACTGCGCTATGTGGTCGTGTTTACAAGGTTGGTCGTTTTGCAAGGCGTGCGCTTCGAATAATGGAGTTGTGTTCcaaaaattaaagtaaaataacCGAAACGAACTGAGAAACAAACTTAGCtgagaaaacagaaaacaatttgtaaGAAATATCACGTAATGTACTTTTATTTAAGTGTTTAGTGGCTTCCGCGTTCAGTGATCCGATTTTGTGTTTCgtatttctttgatttgttaGTTCTTAGACTGCCAGCCAATCGCTGTGGGGTTTTACATGTTTACGTGTTCTCATAAGATatagtttattttaatatatatatatattcatatttttacCCATTATCTCTTGGCGCATTTagaatttaagttttttttttttttttgcattttctgttttttattttatggttTGGTATTacttataaacaaatttcataTTATAGCTACAATTTATTAGCTAGCGTTGTGTAACTTTACCTCTGAAGGGGCATTACTTCTTTTGTTAAGTCGAAACGTTAAtgcaattgtttgttttgtgtatGTCTAACGCAATTTATATGCTCTCTATCTTAGTTACATGATTTTGTTGCGTAAACAAAGGGCTGccccaactcccaactccaaCTCCTAACTCCCTCATCCCATTTCTCTACCGCTTGAGAAATGCGCGCACTAGTGTTTAAAAATCGGAAAGATACATATGAACACAGGCAGcgaaagtatatatatatatatataggtgAATAATGCGGGGACAGTAGGCGGTACAGAAAGATACATAATATAACATAGGAGGGGGCTTATAAGTCAGAGCGTTGCTTAAAGCTAGAGAACGTCCCCTCTACTGCACGTGATCATCGCAATCATTATCATCGCCTAATTGCGCCCCGATATCGTCATCAACTTAGGTTACAATGTGGGTGCTTTGCTGTATAGCATATGCTTTTGTATGGATTGGATTCGCTATCGCTAGAGCCTATAGTCTAGGGTTAGGGACACTCGCTGAACGCGGTGTCCTTTGTTTCTTTTACACAAATATTACACTTACAATCGAGTTATTATGTGTTTCATTGTTTCATTATCGGTTCTGAATGTGTTCTGCTTGATTTGGTCTGGGACTTCAAattaacaaagaaaaaattgagCCGGCCAAGAGCAATAGTCAAATGCAAAACAGAATTAAATGCCTGCGTGTCCTGACCCTCCTCCCAAACGCGCGGACCCTTAATTAACCACCGATCTATGGGCCGATCTTCAGGGATCAGGGATTGGGGAACTCAAATCAATTGAACAGTGCGGTTTGTTGCAGTTTCTTGCAGCCAGGTTGCAATCGTTTATGTTCTAATagtataaattaaattaatcaTAGGCtagttaattaataataagcGCGCCCAACGTTCTAACATCTGGGAGCAGAAAccaaaatgtcaaaaaacaaacgaaaatttacacaaaaaaaaagaaggaaagcgCTGCGCTTTGCTATGCTCTGCTCCTCTCTTCTCCCACTGCTCTTGTCCTCCGTTTATGGCAGGGACCTGGTCATCCTGCCGTTTGGATACATTCAACGTATTTTACCGCATATATAAAGCaagtattatatatattagttatatataactatatattcTACATGTATAGTTTTGCTGAGTTCTGCTGTTGTTTGTCTACTGTGTCGTGTCCAGCGTCGCAACCTAAAcgataaaatattatttggcgTTCCCCACGCCACCGCCCCCTCCGCCGCTCTGCATACCGCCCACACCCactccaccgccgcctcctccgccaccCTGGCGCATCCGTATCGAGGGCCGACGTTCCGGCGTGTCGTAGGGCGGTCTCGACGAGTTGGTGGCCGCCATTGAGTCGTCCATGTTGAGTCCGTTGCCGCCAATCAGTTGGCTGCCGTTTCCGCCTCCATTGCCGCCCAGCATCGCCAGCGTTTGGCCGCCCTGGAGTTGCTGTTGCGCTGCACTGCCTCCACCGCCGCCAAGCGCCGCATtgaccttgtgctgctgctgttgatgcgATGAGgcggctgccgctgctgccaccgccgctgctgctgccaccgcATCATGTCCCGCCTGACCGTCCGCTCCGTCCTGCGCCTGCTGAATGGCCTGGGGATTCCGTGGTCCGCCAAACTTAAGCAGGTTCCAGTCAAACACATAGTCATAAGTGAAGCCCAAACGGTGGAACAGGTTTCGGAAGAGCTTGCGCAGGTGGCAGTAATCGGGACGCTGGTCGAAATGCATCTGGCGACAGAAGTTCAGATAGTTGACGAACTCGCTGGGGAAGCCCTTGCACAGCACCACAATCGAGGTGGACAGCTTCTTTTCCGAGATCCTCTCGTACTTTTGCCTCTTGTTGGCTGCCTTTAGGCCCTGCCAGGGCAAGGCTCCCAGATTGAAGTACATGAGGACATAGCCGAGGGATTCCAGGTCGTCACGACGCGATTGCTCAATGCCCAAATGTGTGTTGATGGAGGCATAGCGGGCAGTGCCCGTGAGGTTCTTGTTTTCCCGATAGGGAATGTGCTTCAGCGACCGGGCATCCCGGaactttttggccaggccaaagtCAATGATGTACACCAGGTTGCCCTTCTTGCCAAGACCCATGAGGAAGTTGTCCGGCTTAATGTCGCGATGGATGAAGTCCCGCGAGTGTATGTAATCGATGCGGGAGATCATCTGGTCCGCCAGCAGCAGAACTGTCTTCAACGAAAAGCGGCGCGAACAAAAGTTGAAGAGGTCCTCCAGCGAGGGTCCGAGTAGCTCCATCACCATCACATTGTAGTCGCCCTCGCTGCCGCACCAGATTATGCGGGGTATACCTATGCCGCCCTGCATCGTCTTGTAGAACTTCGACTCGATGTGCAGCTGGGGGTGCTTGGTGCGGATGCACTCCAGCTTGATGGCCACTTCCTCGCCAGTGTTGATCGTGGTGCCCAGGTAGATGTCTCCGAACGATCCCGATCCTATCTTGCGGCCCAGGCGGTATTTGTTACCCACGCGCAGCTCCATTCTTGGACGTCTGTATTTGTGGGTTTCTGTGTGGTAGAGTGGAGTTTCCTCGGATCTGCGTTGCCTTTCTGCGGGAGTGGAGAATTTCAACgttagttttcattttcaaatagATCTACCCCCCCAACATATAGACTCGATAAGGGGCTGTGGGGTTCTTACTCATCATACTATTCGATTGACCGAAACCAATCGGATAAGTATCCCTTAAAATACtatacaaatttaaagatCTACGCAGATCACAGAGTACGAAAGTACTTTGTCATCGCGATAAGATATGGAAAGGTTGCTACGATGCAGAATGTAAATATACTTAGTCAGCATTGTTTTGACTACTTATAAAAATAGCAGAGGCGTCACAGGTTTTTACAAGTAAATATGAATCAAGTGACTTGAAAATACTACTATTGcccaccaacaacagcaatgtGTGATATTAATAGCAGAGTCAAAAGTGAAGTAAGCAATAACAAAATATCGAACGTCTATTTAGCGGTACTCGAAAATACAAATTCGTGGGGTTTTTATCAAGGCAATTGCTACTGCCACATTTGATTTGTCAGTTCCTTTCGTTTTAcaatgaatattaaaatacttttgatTCTACTGACACTAGATTGTGACACGTGATGGCCGACAACACGGCTGCTTTGTACAGTTGGCTAACAGTCTACTTTTGACAGCTAACGGGGCTCTTTACGGGTCTTTCCCAACACTCCTCCTCTTCTCCACTTTTCACCTCTTCACTTTTTCTCACCTGGCGCTGTCCTTTCGTCTGAGCTCCTCTCTTCTTCTTGTTCCGATTTGTTTCAAGGCAGTCGCTTATGGCTTTgttttcgctttgttttggGTTCTGAAATGAGGGATACTACATCAGGTCAGATTTGTTGGATCCTCAACTTGGTTTAACGCTATGTAATTTATATTCCCTCCTTTTCTCAGTCTCTTTTGTGATGGTCTACGTGATCAGAGTTATATATACTCAGTTCTTACCGAATATGCAGCGTAAGCAAGCTCCAAAAACTTGCATAATTCACTTTTGTTTGTGGTGATAAGGATTGCGGGACATAGACATGAAAACAACGCACGCAACAATCGATatcgaaaatagaaaacagTTAGCTAAGAATAAAATGAGAGAGAGTGGGAAAGAGAGAGAAGTAAGCTTGGCTTACGTTGACAACAGAAAAGAAGCAGAGAAAAGCGTACCAAAAGCAattcgaaatgcaaatgcacaGTGGGCAGAAATGATAAGAACCCGAACCTCGCACAAAGTAAAAGTCTATCtcgtttatttatatttaagagTGAGCTCGTCCTCGCAATGGGCTGCGCTTATTGATTACGaatggaaaaaacaaaagattcAATAAGTGATGAGATAcgattaatttaaatgcacagagagaaatagTATTGCCAACATTCATCACATGAATAGTTATTGTATTACCTAATTAAATATTAGAAGTTAAAAACTTATTTGAGGGTTAAAAGAGCAAATGTACCAAGTGCTTCTAAATATATGACTCTTTTGTTTCGAGTGTATTTTAACGTGACGACACAAGCAACATGGAGAGGTGAATCAGCAATCAGGAAAAGACAACGAAGAGATTAACAACAAACAGATAAAAGAGAcgtgtggttgtgtgtgcgTGGAGTAAACAATCGCCGACAAAAGGGAGAGAAGTAAAATAAAACGCAGCGACTGTGAAAATGCCACTTAAATGACACTTTCCAGTGGTGGAAAGCACAAACAAATAGCGAAGATAAAGCGTCTCGAAGTGAGAAAAATAAGCAACAAGCCGAAAGTTTTCACTTGCCGGCCAAAATTcacaaaaattttgtttaattgttgtttTCGGCGGCTCTCACTCAATAACCCCTTTCCTCTCCCTCTTTCGAAATTCTGTGCGCTTTCTTTTAACGCTCACGCATTTCgatcgctctctctctctctaccTCTCTCCACCGTTTCCCCGCTCCATTACTCCCTCTGCGATTCTAACCTCAAAACCTGActgctttgttgttgttttcgtgttggctttgatttatttaaccGAAATGTACCGTTTTTTATTAGTGCCTCTATGTTctacacagaaagaaatcGCTGTATAGGAATCAAATGAAACTAGTATAAAATTGAATATCTTTAATTTGTGCAGTGTGATACGTGCTGGAAATAGTTCATGTATTTCCTATTGGTAACTGAATATTTTCCAGGGTATCCAGTAGTTGTCTCGGCCGAGCGGGTAAACACGAATTGATTACAATTGCAAAACAGCTGCACGTTGCGTTGGCGGCTGCCGAAAAGCTTCCGCAAAAAAATACGCACAAGAGAACAAAGAAGATACAAAAAACAGTTGTTCCAGCAGGCGCCAcgaaacttaaaaaaaaaaaacctaagTAAACAGGGATGagcaaacgaaaaagaaaacatttgcCAAATCAACGGAAAACCTCAGAAAAAGGAAGAAAACTTGACAGTATgcttgcatttaattttcaaacGTTAATGGCCTCCGAAACCTAACGGCTCTCCACAAATGCATTGCGAATAACGGGTCTGATAAGGAGCAGTCGATAAAAGCGGGTGGAAAAGGGAAACTTGAACGTACAGTGGAACGAAATCCACACTTACCGTGGCTTCTTTTCCTTATTTTCCTTGATTCTTATTCCGCTTTGCCCACTTCCTCTGCTGGCGACGCTGCTTTTCTTCTTCTAATTCGactgaaatcgaaatcgaatttTTTAATTGGATTGATTCTGCCacaataattttcattttctttgttttagAGCCCAGacgttgtttttgttgtagttgccacaatcgcacacaaacacacgcacacagtcGCACTATTTGGGGCCACACGCAAGCGCATTTTATgcaataattttaataataatgcaTTGCTGAcatattttagttattttcaTCGTTCATTTTCAAATCGGTTATGCTGTTCATCTCGGCTTTTATGGGCGCATTGATTAACATCGGGTTGCGAATAAACTCGAGAAAATTAAACGGAACTCGGAatcttattaaaaaaaaccaaacttATGCGAGTCGTTTGCCCTGGCAATAGATTCGTGCACACTAGTCGTCTCGCCCGCACTCACGCGGTTTCTACCGCGAGCACGTTGCTATCCCTCCTGCTTCAGCATTTTCACACCAACACAAAGACGAGggcactcactcacacactcgcactctcAATGAGACACTGAAATGCTGTTGGGAAATTCGAGTTTTCCTGCGCGTGGTAACCGCCGTTTTTCCGCTTGCAAACGGGTCTTTCGATCCGAAACGCAACTGACCACTTACGTTTTGCATGAACGCTGCGCTTTCGTTTCAATTTTCCTGGCTATTTCACATAGATTTCGacgattttttacaaatttacgCCATCTTGATATTAGCAGTGTGACCGCGCCGATAACGAAGAAAATTACCATCTGGTATTTAATCCTCCGCGGGCCATTACGTGCCAATAAATACCAAATATGCGCATATTCTTTTGCCAAACTGATTAtgctttaaaattataatgtCAATGGAAGTATACATTCGCAGATCATTAGAAGTCCTACATGCCGTGGTATTCGTGGGGGAGGAAAGCTTTACCTTATAGGTACCATATAACGCAACCACATAATTTAAAGTTCATTGTTTTCCATAGCATCAATGCTTAACCAAATATAAAAGTGACGTATATGAATAATATGAAGCCAATATAATAAGTTCTTATTGTCAGTCGTTTAGAAAGTTATTATgtcaaaaatttaaatatttatgttcaAAGTACCACATTCTATAAATTGAATAGAACAATGAGTGAAAACCGACTTATATCTTTTCACCAGCTTCTTGGAATTTCAAACTTAAAATATCTAGAAATGACGAGCTAAATTGTCAACGCTGTTTTCATAATATGGGCACACTACACTTGCATAGTGAGATCAGGCAGCACTGTACTTGtgctaacaaaaatatttttaaggtGCGCCAC from Drosophila santomea strain STO CAGO 1482 chromosome 3R, Prin_Dsan_1.1, whole genome shotgun sequence includes:
- the LOC120453828 gene encoding uncharacterized protein LOC120453828, with protein sequence MGARQSQSREPRSVSMENPTPAGVIDISDDVVKRLKAGISQQAREHAAAAEESKPAPKPTPKAAAKPAASAPAAPSAPKVSYPAAVPIYVQGGGHTISAADVQRQMNQELVKNDELWKERMAKLEENLKKTNTILEKEYANAVDNVHKRFVSTASSHKVPPCQDLKSQLLACYRAYPGETLKCMEEVAQFRQCIDQHRVQKLDAEPEAPKAATKATVPAKGA
- the LOC120453827 gene encoding discs overgrown protein kinase isoform X2; this encodes MELRVGNKYRLGRKIGSGSFGDIYLGTTINTGEEVAIKLECIRTKHPQLHIESKFYKTMQGGIGIPRIIWCGSEGDYNVMVMELLGPSLEDLFNFCSRRFSLKTVLLLADQMISRIDYIHSRDFIHRDIKPDNFLMGLGKKGNLVYIIDFGLAKKFRDARSLKHIPYRENKNLTGTARYASINTHLGIEQSRRDDLESLGYVLMYFNLGALPWQGLKAANKRQKYERISEKKLSTSIVVLCKGFPSEFVNYLNFCRQMHFDQRPDYCHLRKLFRNLFHRLGFTYDYVFDWNLLKFGGPRNPQAIQQAQDGADGQAGHDAVAAAAAVAAAAAASSHQQQQHKVNAALGGGGGSAAQQQLQGGQTLAMLGGNGGGNGSQLIGGNGLNMDDSMAATNSSRPPYDTPERRPSIRMRQGGGGGGGGVGVGGMQSGGGGGGVGNAK
- the LOC120453827 gene encoding discs overgrown protein kinase isoform X1, with product MMKRQRRSEETPLYHTETHKYRRPRMELRVGNKYRLGRKIGSGSFGDIYLGTTINTGEEVAIKLECIRTKHPQLHIESKFYKTMQGGIGIPRIIWCGSEGDYNVMVMELLGPSLEDLFNFCSRRFSLKTVLLLADQMISRIDYIHSRDFIHRDIKPDNFLMGLGKKGNLVYIIDFGLAKKFRDARSLKHIPYRENKNLTGTARYASINTHLGIEQSRRDDLESLGYVLMYFNLGALPWQGLKAANKRQKYERISEKKLSTSIVVLCKGFPSEFVNYLNFCRQMHFDQRPDYCHLRKLFRNLFHRLGFTYDYVFDWNLLKFGGPRNPQAIQQAQDGADGQAGHDAVAAAAAVAAAAAASSHQQQQHKVNAALGGGGGSAAQQQLQGGQTLAMLGGNGGGNGSQLIGGNGLNMDDSMAATNSSRPPYDTPERRPSIRMRQGGGGGGGGVGVGGMQSGGGGGGVGNAK